A genome region from Geodermatophilus bullaregiensis includes the following:
- a CDS encoding DUF2017 family protein, with amino-acid sequence MKPFRRRGDDVVARLDPAEAGVLGLLLDQLEQLLAADPADVEGDPVLDRLLPAGHRSDPQLAADYRELTEAALRSGKTDDLAAVRATLAAGGGVVRLDREQAGAWLRTTNDLRLALGERIGVTEETEPPDDPTGEEGQQLAVYYWLTALQGSLVDAVAAGRAGRR; translated from the coding sequence GTGAAACCGTTCCGCCGCAGGGGCGACGACGTCGTCGCCCGCCTGGACCCCGCCGAGGCCGGCGTCCTCGGCCTCCTGCTCGACCAGCTCGAGCAGCTGCTGGCCGCCGACCCCGCCGACGTCGAGGGTGACCCGGTGCTCGACCGGCTGCTGCCGGCCGGGCACCGCAGCGACCCGCAGCTGGCCGCCGACTACCGCGAGCTGACCGAGGCGGCGCTGCGCAGCGGCAAGACCGACGACCTCGCCGCCGTCCGGGCCACGCTCGCGGCCGGGGGCGGCGTGGTGCGCCTGGACCGCGAGCAGGCCGGCGCCTGGCTGCGCACCACCAACGACCTGCGGCTGGCGCTGGGGGAGCGGATCGGCGTCACCGAGGAGACCGAGCCGCCCGACGACCCGACGGGCGAGGAGGGCCAGCAGCTGGCCGTCTACTACTGGCTCACCGCACTGCAGGGGTCGCTCGTCGACGCGGTCGCCGCCGGTCGCGCCGGCCGAAGGTGA
- a CDS encoding nicotinate phosphoribosyltransferase: MPTGPALLTDRYELTMVAAALADGTADRDCVFEVFARRLPHGRRYGVVAGTGRLLEALPDFCFGDDELETLRAQGLTDPRLLDWLADFRFSGDVDGYAEGELFFPGSPVLTVRAPFAEGVLLETLVLSVLNHDSAIASAAARMVGAACERPCIEMGSRRTHEQAAVAAARAASLVGFVASSNLEAGRRYGVPTTGTSAHAFTLLHDDETAAFRAQVEALGAGTTLLVDTYDVVQGIRNAVAVAGPELGAIRLDSGDLPTLATHARELLDSLGATGTRIIVTSDLDEFAISGLMAAPVDGYGVGTSLVTGSGAPTAGMVYKLVERDGVPVAKRSEGKNSVGGRKTAVRRHDADGTATAEVVTSGRVEPRDGDRSLLVDLVRGGRVVDPASPADALAAATAHHRRVREALPPEAWALSRGEPVLETVTE, from the coding sequence ATGCCGACGGGTCCTGCCCTCCTCACCGACCGGTACGAGCTCACGATGGTCGCCGCCGCCCTCGCCGACGGCACCGCCGACCGCGACTGCGTGTTCGAGGTCTTCGCCCGGCGGCTGCCGCACGGCCGCCGCTACGGCGTCGTCGCCGGCACCGGCCGCCTGCTCGAGGCGCTGCCGGACTTCTGCTTCGGCGACGACGAGCTCGAGACGCTGCGCGCCCAGGGGCTCACCGACCCCCGGCTGCTCGACTGGCTGGCCGACTTCCGCTTCTCCGGCGACGTCGACGGCTACGCCGAGGGTGAGCTGTTCTTCCCCGGCTCGCCCGTGCTCACGGTGCGCGCGCCGTTCGCCGAGGGCGTGCTGCTGGAGACCCTGGTGCTCTCGGTGCTCAACCACGACAGCGCGATCGCCTCGGCCGCCGCGCGCATGGTCGGCGCGGCCTGCGAGCGGCCGTGCATCGAGATGGGCTCGCGGCGCACCCACGAGCAGGCCGCCGTCGCCGCGGCCCGCGCCGCCTCCCTGGTCGGGTTCGTGGCCAGCTCCAACCTGGAGGCCGGACGGCGTTACGGCGTCCCGACGACGGGCACCAGCGCGCACGCGTTCACCCTGCTGCACGACGACGAGACCGCCGCCTTCCGCGCGCAGGTCGAGGCGCTCGGCGCCGGCACCACCCTGCTGGTCGACACCTACGACGTCGTCCAGGGGATCCGCAACGCCGTCGCGGTGGCCGGGCCGGAGCTGGGCGCGATCCGGCTGGACTCCGGGGACCTGCCCACGCTGGCCACGCACGCCCGCGAGCTGCTGGACTCCCTCGGCGCGACCGGCACGCGGATCATCGTGACCAGCGACCTCGACGAGTTCGCCATCTCCGGGCTCATGGCCGCCCCGGTCGACGGCTACGGGGTGGGCACCTCGCTGGTCACCGGCTCGGGCGCCCCGACCGCCGGGATGGTCTACAAGCTGGTCGAGCGCGACGGGGTGCCGGTGGCCAAGCGCTCGGAGGGCAAGAACTCCGTCGGCGGCCGCAAGACCGCCGTCCGCCGGCACGACGCCGACGGGACGGCGACCGCCGAGGTGGTCACCAGCGGCCGGGTCGAGCCGCGGGACGGCGACCGGTCGCTGCTGGTCGACCTGGTGCGCGGCGGGCGGGTGGTCGACCCCGCCTCCCCGGCCGACGCGCTCGCCGCGGCGACGGCGCACCACCGCCGGGTGCGGGAGGCGCTGCCCCCCGAGGCATGGGCGCTCTCGCGCGGGGAACCGGTGCTGGAGACGGTGACCGAGTGA
- a CDS encoding DNA polymerase domain-containing protein produces MVDDERDGVRLTSLDQPLGDGLEVTKGDLVDHLDAFADRLVPQLAGRPLSVKRVRPGQEPFMQRNVAKGAPEWVRTVPVWSFGAHREVHQVLCDDRRTLLWLANQRAVEFHVPFFRAGAETEPTGIVLDLDPPEDADFDVVVRAADLVRRALADTGLAGAVKTSGSKGVHVVVPVRGLGPEDAAAATRALAARAAALDPDLATTAYIREDRHGRVFLDSTRSGSSTIVAAYSPRIRPGLPVSAPVAWEDLASARPGDVTVRTAPERLGDGDPWTALLPAPQDLPADLVAEGHTIPVARVAAMHEGKRRARAKRTAGD; encoded by the coding sequence GTGGTCGACGACGAACGGGACGGCGTCCGGCTGACCAGCCTCGACCAGCCGCTCGGCGACGGGCTGGAGGTGACCAAGGGCGACCTGGTCGACCACCTCGACGCGTTCGCCGACCGCCTCGTGCCGCAGCTGGCCGGCCGGCCGCTGTCGGTCAAGCGCGTGCGGCCGGGCCAGGAGCCGTTCATGCAGCGCAACGTCGCCAAGGGCGCGCCGGAGTGGGTGCGCACCGTGCCGGTCTGGTCGTTCGGCGCGCACCGCGAGGTGCACCAGGTGCTCTGCGACGACCGCCGCACGCTGCTGTGGCTGGCCAACCAGCGGGCGGTGGAGTTCCACGTCCCCTTCTTCCGCGCCGGCGCCGAGACCGAGCCGACCGGCATCGTGCTCGACCTCGACCCGCCGGAGGACGCCGACTTCGACGTGGTCGTGCGGGCCGCGGACCTGGTGCGGCGGGCGCTGGCGGACACCGGGCTGGCGGGGGCGGTGAAGACCAGCGGGTCCAAGGGCGTGCACGTCGTCGTCCCGGTGCGCGGTCTGGGCCCCGAGGACGCCGCCGCGGCGACCCGTGCGCTGGCCGCCCGCGCCGCGGCGCTCGACCCGGACCTGGCCACGACCGCCTACATCAGGGAGGACCGGCACGGCCGGGTCTTCCTCGACTCCACCCGCTCGGGCTCCTCGACGATCGTGGCCGCCTACAGCCCGCGCATCCGCCCGGGCCTGCCCGTGTCGGCGCCGGTCGCGTGGGAGGACCTGGCCTCCGCGCGGCCGGGCGACGTCACCGTGCGGACGGCGCCGGAACGGCTGGGGGACGGCGACCCGTGGACGGCACTGCTGCCCGCGCCGCAGGACCTGCCCGCCGACCTCGTGGCCGAGGGGCACACCATCCCCGTTGCCCGGGTGGCCGCGATGCACGAGGGCAAGCGGCGGGCGCGGGCCAAGCGGACCGCCGGGGACTGA
- a CDS encoding DUF4262 domain-containing protein encodes MTPDPQTTAWLDQEDAHLAAVIRRARYAVQYVGPGDRPDEPAFGYTIGLFGLGHPELVVVGRGAQATHALLDAVATEVVAGRSLVPGELLEAAREELVVEECPDPGAVLLGANRWYQRPAEHSVPAYQLAWASPAGCFPWDAGWDGGPHGQPRPGTWTA; translated from the coding sequence ATGACGCCCGATCCGCAGACGACCGCCTGGCTGGACCAGGAGGACGCCCACCTCGCCGCGGTCATCCGCCGCGCCCGCTACGCCGTGCAGTACGTCGGCCCCGGCGACCGGCCCGACGAGCCGGCCTTCGGCTACACCATCGGCCTGTTCGGGCTCGGCCACCCCGAGCTGGTGGTCGTCGGCCGCGGCGCGCAGGCCACGCACGCCCTGCTCGACGCGGTCGCCACCGAGGTCGTCGCCGGCCGGTCGCTGGTGCCCGGCGAGCTGCTGGAGGCGGCGCGGGAGGAGCTGGTCGTCGAGGAGTGCCCCGACCCCGGCGCGGTGCTGCTCGGCGCCAACCGCTGGTACCAGCGGCCGGCGGAGCACTCGGTGCCGGCCTACCAGCTGGCCTGGGCCTCACCGGCCGGTTGCTTCCCGTGGGACGCCGGCTGGGACGGCGGGCCGCACGGGCAGCCGCGGCCGGGGACGTGGACGGCGTGA
- the clpS gene encoding ATP-dependent Clp protease adapter ClpS: protein MAGPLAPTRTPETTVEETADLDRPWVTIVWNDPVNLMTYVTHVLRELFGYDEPTATELMLQVHHEGRAIVSSGPRERMEHDTSRLHAYGLWATYQRDS, encoded by the coding sequence GTGGCCGGACCCCTCGCGCCGACGCGGACACCCGAGACCACGGTCGAGGAGACCGCCGACCTCGACCGGCCGTGGGTCACCATCGTCTGGAACGACCCGGTGAACCTCATGACCTACGTGACCCACGTGCTGCGGGAGCTGTTCGGCTACGACGAGCCGACGGCCACCGAGCTGATGCTGCAGGTGCACCACGAGGGCAGGGCGATCGTCAGCTCGGGCCCGCGCGAGCGGATGGAGCACGACACCAGCCGGCTGCACGCCTACGGCCTGTGGGCCACCTACCAGCGGGACTCGTGA
- the ctaD gene encoding aa3-type cytochrome oxidase subunit I, which produces MTIAPAPIVSRPSPAREVQRGSQLSNLLRTTDHKTIGLMYMATSFAYFVIGGFMAMLIRGELGQPGLQFLSPEQYNQLVTMHGTVMLLMFATPLFFAFSNLIMPLQIGAPDVAFPRLNAFSFWLFFFGSAIVISSFLTPGGAADFGWYAYAPLSDVVHTPGVGVNMWFAGLAVSGLGTILGAVNFTATIVCLRAPGMTLFRMPIFTWNTLVTSLLVLLAFPILTAALLGMLADRNLGALVFSDENGGPMLWQHLFWFFGHPEVYIIALPFFGIITEVIPVFSRKPLFGYKGMVAATLLIGGLSLTVWAHHMYATGAVLLPFFAFLTYLIAVPTGIKFFNWIGTMWRGQLTFETPMLFSIGFLVTFLLGGLTGVLLASPPLDWHVNDSYFVVAHFHYVVFGTVVFAAYAGIYFWFPKMAGRMMDERLGKLHFWLTFLGFHATFLVQHWLGTQGMPRRYVDYLPTDGFTTLHVVSTIGSFVLGASTIPFLYNVAKSWKYGRLALRDDPWGHGNSLEWATSSPPPRHNFTEIPRIRSERPAFEAHYPHLIERLQREAHVGKRHEPYGGVSELAGDSGPRQGPNDPDPF; this is translated from the coding sequence TTCATGGCCATGCTGATCCGCGGCGAACTGGGGCAGCCGGGGCTGCAGTTCCTCTCGCCGGAGCAGTACAACCAGCTGGTCACGATGCACGGCACCGTCATGCTGCTGATGTTCGCGACGCCGCTGTTCTTCGCGTTCTCGAACCTGATCATGCCGCTGCAGATCGGTGCGCCCGACGTCGCCTTCCCGCGGCTGAACGCCTTCTCGTTCTGGCTGTTCTTCTTCGGCAGCGCGATCGTCATCTCGAGCTTCCTCACCCCGGGCGGGGCCGCCGACTTCGGCTGGTACGCCTACGCCCCGCTCTCCGACGTCGTGCACACCCCCGGCGTCGGCGTCAACATGTGGTTCGCCGGTCTGGCGGTCAGCGGTCTGGGCACCATCCTCGGCGCGGTCAACTTCACCGCCACGATCGTCTGCCTGCGGGCGCCGGGCATGACCCTGTTCCGGATGCCGATCTTCACCTGGAACACGCTGGTCACCAGCCTGCTGGTGCTGCTCGCGTTCCCGATCCTCACCGCGGCGCTGCTGGGGATGCTGGCCGACCGCAACCTCGGCGCCCTCGTCTTCTCCGACGAGAACGGCGGGCCGATGCTGTGGCAGCACCTGTTCTGGTTCTTCGGCCACCCCGAGGTCTACATCATCGCGCTGCCGTTCTTCGGCATCATCACCGAGGTCATCCCGGTGTTCTCCCGCAAGCCGCTGTTCGGCTACAAGGGCATGGTCGCCGCGACGCTGCTCATCGGTGGCCTCTCGCTGACCGTGTGGGCGCACCACATGTACGCGACCGGCGCCGTGCTGCTGCCGTTCTTCGCCTTCCTGACCTACCTCATCGCCGTGCCGACCGGCATCAAGTTCTTCAACTGGATCGGCACGATGTGGCGCGGGCAGCTCACCTTCGAGACGCCGATGCTGTTCTCGATCGGCTTCCTGGTCACCTTCCTCCTGGGTGGGCTGACCGGTGTGCTGCTGGCCAGCCCGCCGCTGGACTGGCACGTCAACGACAGCTACTTCGTCGTCGCCCACTTCCACTACGTCGTCTTCGGCACCGTGGTGTTCGCCGCCTACGCCGGCATCTACTTCTGGTTCCCGAAGATGGCCGGCCGGATGATGGACGAGCGGCTGGGCAAGCTGCACTTCTGGCTGACCTTCCTCGGCTTCCACGCGACGTTCCTGGTCCAGCACTGGCTGGGCACCCAGGGCATGCCGCGCCGGTACGTCGACTACCTGCCCACCGACGGCTTCACCACGCTGCACGTGGTCTCGACGATCGGGTCGTTCGTCCTCGGCGCCTCGACGATCCCGTTCCTCTACAACGTGGCCAAGTCGTGGAAGTACGGCCGGCTCGCGCTGCGCGACGACCCCTGGGGTCACGGCAACTCGCTGGAGTGGGCGACGTCGTCCCCGCCGCCGCGGCACAACTTCACCGAGATCCCGCGGATCCGGTCGGAGCGCCCGGCCTTCGAGGCGCACTACCCCCACCTCATCGAGCGGCTCCAGCGCGAGGCGCACGTCGGCAAGCGGCACGAGCCCTACGGCGGTGTCAGCGAGCTGGCCGGCGACTCCGGTCCCCGTCAGGGTCCCAACGACCCCGATCCGTTCTGA
- a CDS encoding PLP-dependent cysteine synthase family protein: MARFASLVDSLGGTPLVGLPSLSPTSDVRLWAKLEDHNPTGSIKDRAAISMIEAAEKEGRLSPGDTILEPTSGNTGISLAMVARQRGYRLICVMPQNTSVERRQLLEMYGARIISSPAAGGSNQAVAMAKQLAAEHDDWVMLYQYGNPANAEAHYTGTGPEILADLPSITHFVAGLGTTGTLMGCSRYFREHKPGVQVIAAEPRYGELVYGLRNIDEGFIPELYDPDLLDSRFSVGPEDAIHRTRQLVEREGIFAGISTGAILHAALGIADKEVAAGRRADIVFIVCDGGWKYLSTGAYAGTLDEATAALEGQLWA; encoded by the coding sequence ATGGCCCGCTTCGCCTCCCTCGTCGACTCCCTCGGCGGCACCCCGCTGGTCGGGCTGCCGTCGCTGTCGCCGACCTCCGACGTGCGGCTGTGGGCCAAGCTCGAGGACCACAACCCCACCGGCTCGATCAAGGACCGGGCCGCCATCTCGATGATCGAGGCGGCCGAGAAGGAGGGGAGGCTCTCCCCGGGTGACACGATCCTGGAGCCGACGAGCGGCAACACCGGGATCTCACTGGCGATGGTGGCCCGGCAGCGCGGCTACCGGCTGATCTGCGTCATGCCGCAGAACACCTCGGTGGAGCGCCGCCAGCTCCTGGAGATGTACGGCGCGCGGATCATCAGCTCCCCGGCCGCCGGCGGCTCCAACCAGGCCGTCGCGATGGCCAAGCAGCTGGCCGCCGAGCACGACGACTGGGTGATGCTCTACCAGTACGGCAACCCGGCCAACGCCGAGGCGCACTACACCGGCACCGGCCCGGAGATCCTCGCCGACCTGCCCTCGATCACCCACTTCGTCGCGGGCCTGGGCACCACCGGCACGCTGATGGGCTGCTCGCGCTACTTCCGCGAGCACAAGCCCGGCGTGCAGGTCATCGCCGCCGAGCCGCGCTACGGCGAGCTGGTCTACGGGCTGCGCAACATCGACGAGGGGTTCATCCCCGAGCTCTACGACCCCGACCTGCTCGACTCGCGCTTCTCCGTCGGGCCGGAGGACGCCATCCACCGCACCCGGCAGCTGGTCGAGCGCGAGGGCATCTTCGCCGGCATCTCGACCGGGGCGATCCTGCACGCCGCCCTGGGCATCGCCGACAAGGAGGTCGCCGCGGGCCGCAGGGCCGACATCGTCTTCATCGTCTGCGACGGCGGCTGGAAGTACCTCTCCACCGGCGCCTACGCCGGCACCCTCGACGAGGCCACCGCGGCCCTCGAGGGCCAGCTCTGGGCGTGA
- a CDS encoding Mov34/MPN/PAD-1 family protein: protein MLRIDRATYDAIVAHAREDHPDEACGVVAGPEGSDRPERFIPMLNAARSPTFYEFDSADLLRLYRDMDDRDEEPVVVYHSHTATEAHPSRTDVAYASEPNAHYVLVSTRHHGRQTGLARDEVEFRSFRIVDGQVTEEDVEVVESYLFGHSPTTVVYD from the coding sequence GTGCTGCGCATCGACCGCGCGACCTACGACGCCATCGTGGCCCACGCCCGGGAGGACCACCCGGACGAGGCCTGTGGCGTCGTCGCCGGCCCCGAGGGCAGCGACCGTCCCGAGCGGTTCATCCCGATGCTCAACGCCGCGCGGTCGCCGACGTTCTACGAGTTCGACTCGGCCGACCTGCTCAGGCTGTACCGGGACATGGACGACCGCGACGAGGAACCGGTCGTCGTCTACCACTCGCACACCGCGACCGAGGCCCACCCCTCGCGGACGGACGTCGCGTACGCCTCCGAGCCGAACGCGCACTACGTCCTCGTCTCCACCCGGCACCACGGCCGGCAGACCGGCCTGGCCCGCGACGAGGTCGAGTTCCGCAGCTTCCGGATCGTCGACGGCCAGGTGACCGAGGAGGACGTCGAGGTCGTCGAGTCCTACCTGTTCGGCCACTCGCCGACGACCGTCGTCTACGACTGA
- a CDS encoding isochorismatase family protein — MTRALLVVDVQNDFCEGGSLAVSGGAAVAAAISAHVRDAAGEYAHVVATRDHHVDPGGHFAEQPDFLETWPAHCVVGTGGAQLHPALDREPLEAVFDKGEYAAAYSGFEGRADGTPLADWLRERGVDAVDVVGIATDHCVRATALDAVAEGFATRVLLHLTAGVAEASTDAALDQLRTAGVELAGRVHRAG, encoded by the coding sequence ATGACCCGCGCACTGCTGGTGGTCGACGTCCAGAACGACTTCTGCGAGGGGGGCAGCCTGGCGGTGTCCGGCGGCGCGGCCGTGGCGGCGGCGATCAGCGCGCACGTCCGTGACGCGGCCGGGGAGTACGCGCACGTCGTCGCCACCCGGGACCACCACGTCGACCCCGGCGGCCACTTCGCCGAGCAGCCGGACTTCCTGGAGACGTGGCCGGCACACTGCGTCGTCGGCACCGGCGGGGCGCAGCTGCACCCCGCGCTGGACCGCGAGCCGCTCGAGGCCGTCTTCGACAAGGGCGAGTACGCGGCGGCCTACTCGGGCTTCGAGGGGCGCGCCGACGGGACGCCGCTGGCCGACTGGCTGCGCGAGCGCGGGGTGGACGCCGTCGACGTCGTGGGCATCGCCACCGACCACTGCGTGCGGGCCACCGCGCTCGACGCCGTCGCCGAGGGTTTCGCGACCCGCGTGCTGCTGCACCTCACCGCCGGGGTCGCGGAGGCCTCCACCGACGCCGCCCTCGACCAGCTGCGCACCGCCGGCGTCGAGCTGGCGGGACGGGTGCACCGCGCCGGCTGA
- a CDS encoding MBL fold metallo-hydrolase — MRLTVVGCSGSGPGPTSAASCYLVEHDGFRLLLDLGNGAFGALQALADPDSIDALYLSHLHADHCLDVAPLVVWHRYSGRSSRRRLPLIAPAGADRRLAAAYDADAAPLTDVFDFAVTPVSARLGPFAVRTARTAHPAECHAIRLTAHGSSLVYTGDTGPSRAVVDLAYGADVLLAEAAHPEVDGLPPDLHLTGRQAGQAAAEARVRRLLVTHVPAWVDPAAQLAAARAVFPAAELARPGASYDV; from the coding sequence GTGAGGCTCACGGTGGTCGGGTGCTCGGGCAGCGGCCCCGGCCCGACGTCGGCGGCTTCCTGCTACCTGGTGGAGCACGACGGCTTCCGGCTGCTGCTCGACCTCGGCAACGGCGCCTTCGGTGCCCTGCAGGCGCTGGCCGACCCCGACTCGATCGACGCGCTGTACCTCTCGCACCTGCACGCCGACCACTGCCTCGACGTCGCCCCGCTGGTCGTCTGGCACCGCTACTCCGGCCGCTCCTCGCGCCGCCGGCTGCCGCTGATCGCCCCGGCCGGCGCCGACCGGCGGCTGGCCGCGGCCTACGACGCCGACGCCGCCCCGCTGACCGACGTCTTCGACTTCGCGGTCACGCCGGTCTCGGCCCGGCTGGGTCCCTTCGCCGTGCGGACCGCCCGCACCGCGCACCCGGCCGAGTGCCACGCCATCCGGCTGACCGCGCACGGCAGCTCGCTGGTCTACACCGGCGACACGGGCCCGAGCCGCGCCGTCGTCGACCTGGCGTACGGGGCCGACGTGCTGCTGGCCGAGGCCGCCCACCCCGAGGTCGACGGCCTGCCGCCCGACCTGCACCTCACCGGCCGGCAGGCCGGCCAGGCCGCGGCGGAGGCCCGGGTGCGGCGGCTGCTGGTCACCCACGTGCCCGCCTGGGTCGACCCGGCCGCGCAGCTGGCCGCCGCCCGGGCGGTGTTCCCGGCCGCCGAGCTGGCCCGCCCGGGCGCGTCCTACGACGTCTGA
- a CDS encoding HAD-IA family hydrolase, whose protein sequence is MTEGEGPPLPPPFASSGRAPERGPQPDRSQARGGPLHGGLRLPARGLLFDNDGVLVDSDAAVTASWSRWATEQGLDPAGVMAVVHGRRSADTVADLVPGARRVAATALIDRYELEDAGTVPAVAGAPDLLASLPVEVWAVVTSGTPALATARLTAAGLPLPTAMVTGPDVRAGKPDPECYRLGARALGLRPEDTVVLEDSPAGVAAGRAAGARVVGIGERALRAGADVVVRDLTGLRWAAGVLSVPAGAVLRAR, encoded by the coding sequence GTGACGGAGGGCGAAGGACCCCCTCTCCCCCCACCCTTCGCGAGCTCAGGGCGGGCGCCTGAGCGGGGGCCTCAGCCCGACCGCTCGCAGGCTCGCGGCGGGCCCCTGCACGGTGGCCTGCGCCTGCCCGCGCGGGGGCTGCTGTTCGACAACGACGGCGTCCTCGTCGACTCCGACGCCGCCGTCACGGCGTCCTGGTCGCGGTGGGCCACCGAGCAGGGGCTCGACCCCGCCGGCGTCATGGCCGTGGTGCACGGCCGCCGGTCGGCCGACACGGTCGCCGACCTCGTGCCCGGGGCGCGGCGGGTGGCGGCGACCGCGCTGATCGACCGCTACGAGCTCGAGGACGCCGGGACGGTGCCCGCCGTCGCCGGCGCCCCCGACCTGCTGGCCTCCCTCCCCGTGGAGGTGTGGGCCGTGGTGACCTCCGGCACACCGGCGCTGGCGACCGCCCGGCTGACCGCCGCCGGCCTGCCCCTGCCGACGGCGATGGTCACCGGCCCGGACGTGCGCGCGGGCAAGCCCGACCCGGAGTGCTACCGCCTCGGCGCGCGGGCCCTGGGACTGCGCCCGGAGGACACCGTGGTGCTCGAGGACAGCCCGGCCGGGGTCGCCGCCGGGCGGGCGGCCGGCGCGCGGGTGGTCGGGATCGGCGAGCGGGCGCTGAGGGCCGGCGCCGACGTCGTCGTCCGCGACCTCACCGGCCTGCGCTGGGCCGCCGGTGTGCTCTCCGTGCCGGCCGGGGCCGTGCTGCGGGCACGGTGA
- the serB gene encoding phosphoserine phosphatase SerB: MTAVPLDPAPRTPPQSMLEGPRALLTVTGADRPGVTARLFGALAEGAEGAEGLAPVEVVDVEQVVVHGHLVLGVVLAALPADGPVDEAVFLSGLARLGAGVAEATGVRVEVESASGPGPDSARTGRPHHVILLGRPVPPAAVAGAATAIAGVGGNIDAIRRLSDYPVTSLELTVSGAEATELRTALAAVAAAGGADIAVEQVGLARRSKRLIVLDVDSTLVRGEVIDELAARAGRAAEVARITAAAMNGELDFAESLRARVRTLAGLPVEVLDEVREHLELTPGARTLIRTLQRLGFRCGIVSGGFTQITDPLAVSLGLDFAAANTLEVAGGRLTGGLVGEIVDRAGKARALARFAAEHGIPLEQTVAVGDGANDLDMLNAAGLGIAFNAKPVVREQAHTALNQPYLDAVLQVLGFTRDEVLDAL; the protein is encoded by the coding sequence ATGACGGCCGTGCCGCTCGACCCCGCTCCCCGCACACCTCCCCAGTCCATGCTCGAGGGGCCCCGCGCGCTCCTGACGGTCACCGGCGCGGACCGGCCCGGCGTGACCGCCCGGCTCTTCGGTGCGCTGGCCGAGGGCGCCGAGGGCGCCGAGGGCCTGGCGCCGGTCGAGGTGGTCGACGTCGAGCAGGTCGTCGTGCACGGCCACCTGGTGCTCGGCGTCGTCCTGGCCGCCCTGCCGGCCGACGGGCCGGTCGACGAGGCCGTCTTCCTCTCCGGGCTGGCCCGCCTGGGAGCCGGGGTCGCCGAGGCCACCGGGGTCCGGGTGGAGGTCGAGTCGGCCTCCGGCCCGGGCCCGGACAGCGCCCGCACGGGCCGCCCGCACCACGTCATCCTGCTCGGCCGCCCCGTGCCGCCCGCGGCCGTCGCGGGAGCCGCCACGGCCATCGCGGGGGTCGGCGGCAACATCGACGCGATCCGCCGGCTGTCGGACTACCCGGTCACCAGCCTGGAGCTGACCGTCTCCGGTGCCGAGGCCACCGAGCTGCGCACCGCGCTGGCCGCCGTCGCCGCCGCCGGCGGAGCCGACATCGCCGTCGAGCAGGTGGGGCTGGCCCGGCGCAGCAAGCGGCTGATCGTCCTCGACGTCGACTCGACCCTCGTCCGCGGCGAGGTCATCGACGAACTGGCCGCCCGCGCCGGCCGCGCCGCCGAGGTCGCCCGCATCACCGCGGCCGCGATGAACGGCGAGCTGGACTTCGCCGAGTCGCTGCGCGCCCGGGTGCGCACCCTGGCGGGGCTGCCGGTCGAGGTCCTCGACGAGGTCCGCGAGCACCTGGAGCTGACCCCGGGCGCCCGCACGCTCATCCGGACGCTGCAGCGGCTGGGCTTCCGCTGCGGCATCGTCAGCGGCGGCTTCACCCAGATCACCGACCCGCTCGCCGTCTCCCTGGGCCTGGACTTCGCGGCGGCCAACACCCTCGAGGTGGCCGGCGGCCGGCTCACCGGCGGCCTGGTGGGCGAGATCGTCGACCGCGCCGGCAAGGCCCGGGCGCTGGCCCGCTTCGCCGCCGAGCACGGCATCCCGCTGGAGCAGACGGTGGCCGTCGGCGACGGCGCCAACGACCTCGACATGCTCAACGCGGCCGGCCTGGGCATCGCCTTCAACGCCAAGCCGGTGGTGCGCGAGCAGGCCCACACCGCGCTCAACCAGCCCTACCTCGACGCCGTCCTGCAGGTCCTCGGGTTCACGAGGGACGAGGTCCTCGACGCGCTGTGA
- a CDS encoding ubiquitin-like small modifier protein 1, with product MAIEVRIPTILRTHTGGSKTVEGSGDTLGALVDDLDAQHPGLKGRLVTEEGKLHRFVNVYVNDEDVRFTGALDTRVKDGDSVTILPAVAGGC from the coding sequence ATGGCCATCGAGGTCCGGATCCCGACCATCCTGCGCACCCACACCGGCGGCAGCAAGACCGTCGAGGGCAGCGGGGACACCCTCGGCGCGCTCGTCGACGACCTCGACGCCCAGCACCCGGGCCTCAAGGGCCGCCTGGTGACCGAGGAGGGCAAGCTGCACCGCTTCGTCAACGTCTACGTCAACGACGAGGACGTGCGCTTCACCGGTGCGCTGGACACCCGGGTCAAGGACGGCGACTCGGTCACCATCCTCCCGGCGGTCGCCGGCGGCTGCTGA